In the genome of uncultured Pseudodesulfovibrio sp., one region contains:
- a CDS encoding response regulator, with the protein MKVLLVDDEVELVSAMAERLGFRDVDADWTDNGESALAMAEETQYDVAVLDMKMPRLSGLELMELLAERHPDMKFIFLSGHGSEADFKAGCAAGCNYLIKPIQLEDLVALIRKVAA; encoded by the coding sequence ATGAAAGTACTGCTGGTAGACGATGAAGTGGAACTGGTCTCCGCCATGGCCGAACGGCTCGGTTTCCGGGACGTGGACGCGGACTGGACGGACAACGGGGAATCGGCTCTGGCCATGGCCGAAGAGACCCAGTACGACGTGGCCGTTCTGGACATGAAGATGCCCAGGCTGAGTGGTCTGGAGCTGATGGAACTGCTGGCGGAAAGACATCCGGACATGAAGTTCATCTTCCTGTCCGGCCACGGTTCGGAAGCGGATTTCAAGGCGGGCTGCGCCGCGGGCTGCAACTACCTTATCAAGCCCATCCAGCTCGAGGACCTCGTGGCCCTGATCCGCAAGGTGGCGGCGTAA
- a CDS encoding sensor histidine kinase — protein sequence MSRTQCETREGLRFFGRISASVSHEIKNVFAVINEAAGLIEDFTLMAERGMPLQPERLKSAANSIQGQIKRGDAIVKNMNAFAHSTDEDRREVDLVEALRLAAGLTSRFADMRQIKLTMGESEPVSMVACPFDLTRLLHSSIVAAFDSMQPGDTLAVSVRPDGGGASFSLSVPGKDAPLKDDEPFADQARAMNARVTVDEKTGASQLLLADKGAPA from the coding sequence ATGAGCCGGACCCAATGCGAAACCCGTGAGGGACTGCGATTTTTCGGACGGATCAGCGCGTCCGTTTCCCACGAGATCAAGAACGTGTTCGCCGTGATCAATGAGGCGGCCGGTCTGATCGAGGATTTTACGCTCATGGCCGAACGGGGGATGCCCCTCCAACCCGAGCGGCTCAAGAGCGCGGCCAATTCCATCCAGGGCCAGATCAAACGCGGTGACGCCATCGTCAAGAACATGAATGCGTTCGCCCATTCCACCGATGAGGACCGCCGGGAAGTGGACCTTGTCGAGGCCCTTAGGCTGGCGGCCGGTTTGACCTCACGTTTCGCCGATATGCGCCAGATCAAATTGACCATGGGCGAGAGCGAGCCCGTTTCCATGGTCGCCTGTCCCTTTGATCTGACGCGGCTGCTGCACTCCTCAATAGTGGCGGCCTTCGATTCCATGCAACCGGGCGACACGCTGGCCGTCAGCGTCCGCCCCGATGGCGGCGGCGCATCGTTCTCCCTTTCCGTACCCGGAAAGGATGCACCGCTGAAGGATGACGAACCGTTTGCCGACCAGGCACGGGCCATGAACGCCCGCGTGACGGTGGACGAAAAGACCGGGGCCAGCCAGTTGCTGCTTGCGGACAAGGGCGCTCCCGCGTAA
- a CDS encoding response regulator, translating to MAEKVLLIDDEVEFLEALSERMEIRGMDVTTAENANTAVSAINSGDFDAIVLDLQMPDMNGIDMLKIIRKSNPDMQVILLTGQATLEAGIQAMKLGAMDFMEKPADIDALTDKIKKAQAKKMVIVEKKTEKKVNDILKSKGW from the coding sequence ATGGCAGAAAAAGTACTGCTTATCGATGATGAAGTGGAATTCCTCGAGGCCCTGTCCGAACGGATGGAGATCCGGGGCATGGATGTGACCACGGCTGAAAACGCCAACACCGCGGTCAGCGCGATCAATTCCGGCGATTTCGACGCCATCGTGCTGGATCTGCAGATGCCGGACATGAACGGTATCGACATGCTCAAGATCATCCGCAAGTCCAACCCTGACATGCAGGTCATACTGCTCACGGGTCAGGCCACTCTGGAAGCGGGCATCCAGGCCATGAAGCTTGGTGCCATGGACTTCATGGAAAAGCCCGCGGATATCGACGCCCTGACCGACAAGATCAAGAAGGCGCAGGCCAAGAAGATGGTCATCGTGGAAAAGAAGACCGAGAAAAAGGTCAACGATATCCTCAAATCCAAGGGGTGGTGA
- a CDS encoding GNAT family N-acetyltransferase, whose protein sequence is MKGLTIRHADMDDLPACHTIEVNCFPPAEAAWASSLRNRIEMYPEGFLVAEWEGKVVAQVNSGSTDKDDITDEEFKQLIGHDPEGRHLVIFSLSVHPNFQKRGIARKLLTNFIEHAGDMGKDDIMLLCKEDLLPFYTRFGFTDDGLSASTHGGVAWHAMSLDLQD, encoded by the coding sequence ATGAAAGGCCTGACAATACGCCACGCGGACATGGACGACCTGCCTGCCTGCCATACCATTGAGGTCAATTGCTTCCCCCCTGCCGAAGCGGCCTGGGCAAGCAGCCTGCGCAACCGTATCGAAATGTACCCCGAGGGGTTCCTGGTCGCCGAGTGGGAAGGCAAGGTGGTCGCTCAGGTGAACTCGGGTTCCACCGACAAGGACGACATCACGGACGAAGAGTTCAAGCAACTCATCGGGCACGACCCCGAAGGCCGCCATCTGGTCATCTTCTCCCTGTCCGTGCATCCGAATTTTCAAAAGCGCGGCATCGCCAGAAAGCTGCTGACCAACTTCATCGAACACGCCGGCGACATGGGCAAAGACGACATCATGCTGCTGTGCAAGGAAGACCTTCTGCCCTTCTACACCCGCTTCGGTTTCACGGACGACGGCCTGTCCGCGTCAACCCACGGCGGCGTGGCCTGGCACGCAATGAGCCTGGACCTGCAGGACTGA